The following are encoded together in the Hoplias malabaricus isolate fHopMal1 chromosome 3, fHopMal1.hap1, whole genome shotgun sequence genome:
- the LOC136691523 gene encoding membrane-spanning 4-domains subfamily A member 4A-like, with amino-acid sequence MASSFIPVSNTKNGFTIVTQVVSGPPGKTGSNISTPGPVQRLLKGEPKVLGTVQIMIGITTLLFGIVSTVTMFTVSVVSGVTLWGPLFYITSGALSVAAGNKENPCLVKASLTLNVISSVVAGIAIIVMSVSISLASGVSGVLLVFSLLEFIISICSSAFACKASCCPEITVSPFHNSEAGNEDEEN; translated from the exons ATGGCCTCCAGCTTCATACCCGTCTCTAACACAAAAAACGGCTTCACCATTGTGACCCAGGTTGTGTCAGGTCCACCAGGGAAGACTGGGAGCAACATATCAACCCCAGGCCCTGTCCAGAGACTTCTGAAAGGAGAGCCCAAAGTGCTGGGG ACCGTGCAGATCATGATCGGGATCACGACTTTATTGTTTGGCATTGTGTCGACGGTGACCATGTTTACTGTTTCTGTCGTCAGTGGTGTGACTTTATGGGGTCCACTATTT TATATCACATCTGGAGCTCTCTCAGTTGCTGCAGGAAACAAAGAAAATCCCTGTTTG GTCAAAGCCTCCCTGACATTGAATGTGATCAGCTCTGTGGTGGCTGGAATAGCCATTATCGTGATGTCCGTTAGCATA aGCCTGGCTAGTGGTGTCAGTGGAGTTCTGTTGGTGTTCTCACTGCTGGAGTTTATCATCTCCATATGCTCATCTGCATTCGCCTGCAAAGCGTCCTGCTGCCCTGAAATCACG GTTTCTCCCTTCCACAATTCTGAAGCTGGCAACGAGGACGAGGAGAACTGA